In one window of Labilithrix sp. DNA:
- a CDS encoding YeeE/YedE family protein: MRQRIVIGFGAGALFGIGLAVSGMTKPSKVIGFLDVFGAWDPSLAFVMLGAIGVHVVALRRIGRWSSPLFNPHFHLPTRKDIDVRLVLGAAIFGVGWGLGGYCPGPGLVSAMTGALPALLFVAGMTAGMKAEHLASRAL, from the coding sequence ATGAGGCAGAGAATCGTGATTGGCTTTGGCGCCGGCGCGCTATTCGGTATTGGCCTCGCGGTGTCCGGAATGACGAAGCCGTCGAAGGTCATCGGTTTCCTCGATGTCTTCGGAGCATGGGACCCGAGCCTCGCCTTCGTGATGCTCGGCGCCATCGGAGTGCACGTCGTCGCTCTTCGCCGGATCGGCCGGTGGAGCTCGCCGCTCTTCAATCCGCATTTTCACCTCCCGACGCGGAAGGACATCGACGTTCGGCTCGTCCTCGGGGCGGCGATCTTCGGTGTTGGCTGGGGCCTCGGCGGCTACTGCCCAGGTCCCGGCCTCGTGAGCGCGATGACCGGCGCGCTCCCTGCCTTGCTGTTCGTGGCGGGCATGACCGCGGGCATGAAGGCGGAGCACCTCGCGTCGCGAGCGCTCTGA
- a CDS encoding sulfite exporter TauE/SafE family protein: MTTTMLVAGGLALLIGVVLGMLGGGGAILTLPMLVYVAGVEPKAAIATSLFVVGATSLVGSATHARAKRVRWRIGATFGAAAMGGAFMGGRLARFVPGTALLVAFAVVMLVTAAAMFRGRAGRDGAGRAPAPLRILALGAAVGMLSGLVGAGGGFLIVPALTFFGGLSMREAVGTSLFVITLQSFAGLAGHVGHVEVNWALAALVTGATVTGSLAGAFFGGKVPSEVLRRGFAWLVLAMGIFVLGKQLSLLAIMAMLVAAVDVSALMGGALVGASASLLLLALGRVAGVSGLYGGIFRRGAGDMPLRIAFIAGLLAAGALVHAVHPAAFETTWSPAPVLALAAGLLVGFGTQLGNGCTSGHGVCGLSRLSVRSLVATMTFMLTGGFTVFVVRHILGGGR, from the coding sequence GTGACCACGACGATGCTCGTCGCCGGCGGGCTCGCCCTGCTCATCGGCGTCGTCCTCGGGATGCTCGGCGGTGGCGGCGCGATCTTGACCCTTCCGATGCTCGTCTACGTCGCCGGCGTCGAGCCGAAGGCCGCGATCGCGACGTCCCTCTTCGTCGTCGGCGCGACGAGCCTGGTGGGCTCGGCGACGCATGCTCGCGCGAAGCGGGTGCGGTGGAGGATCGGCGCCACCTTCGGCGCTGCCGCGATGGGCGGCGCGTTCATGGGAGGGCGCCTCGCCCGCTTCGTCCCGGGGACGGCGCTCCTCGTTGCGTTTGCGGTCGTCATGCTCGTGACCGCTGCGGCGATGTTCAGGGGGCGCGCGGGGCGCGACGGAGCGGGGCGGGCGCCGGCGCCGCTGCGGATCCTGGCGCTCGGCGCGGCGGTCGGGATGCTCTCGGGGCTCGTGGGCGCGGGCGGCGGTTTCCTCATCGTGCCTGCGCTCACGTTCTTCGGGGGGCTCTCGATGCGCGAGGCGGTCGGGACTTCGCTCTTCGTCATCACGCTGCAGTCGTTCGCCGGGCTCGCCGGCCACGTCGGTCACGTCGAGGTGAACTGGGCCCTCGCGGCGCTGGTTACGGGCGCGACGGTGACGGGCAGCCTCGCCGGCGCGTTCTTCGGAGGGAAGGTGCCCTCCGAGGTCCTCCGGCGCGGCTTCGCGTGGTTGGTCCTCGCGATGGGGATCTTCGTCCTTGGAAAGCAGCTCTCGCTCCTGGCGATCATGGCGATGCTCGTCGCCGCGGTCGATGTCTCCGCCCTGATGGGAGGCGCGCTCGTCGGGGCGAGCGCGTCGCTGCTGTTGCTCGCGCTCGGAAGGGTCGCTGGAGTCAGCGGGTTGTACGGGGGCATCTTCCGGAGAGGCGCCGGCGATATGCCGCTGCGAATCGCTTTCATCGCCGGGCTCCTCGCCGCCGGCGCGCTGGTTCACGCGGTTCATCCTGCGGCGTTCGAGACGACGTGGTCGCCGGCGCCGGTCCTCGCGCTCGCCGCGGGTCTGTTGGTGGGATTTGGTACCCAACTTGGCAATGGCTGCACGAGCGGTCACGGTGTGTGCGGGCTCAGCCGGCTCTCGGTTCGCTCGCTCGTCGCGACGATGACGTTCATGTTGACCGGGGGCTTTACGGTGTTCGTCGTGCGGCACATCCTCGGAGGGGGACGATGA
- a CDS encoding sigma-70 family RNA polymerase sigma factor translates to MSTSLDTASDAELLAAARGGDKAALSTLLERYQAQVYRFGMKMCRDPEDAQDVLQETLLAMARGVRDFRGASSLSTWLYTVARSFCIKKRRRSKFAPNETSLDAADASEVEAQGDPGRAPDEVLAGKEVEQALEHAIRALEPMYREVLILRDVEGLTAPEVAEVLGISAQAVKSRLHRARVAVRDGVAPVLGIPGDAPAAAGACPDVLTLFSKHLEDEISAEVCHAMERHLEGCVRCRDACDSLKQTLALCRTTGPKTEVPTSVQSAVKRALKDFLQESP, encoded by the coding sequence ATGAGCACGTCTCTCGATACCGCCTCCGACGCCGAGCTGCTCGCCGCTGCGCGCGGCGGGGACAAGGCCGCGCTCTCGACGCTACTCGAGCGCTACCAGGCGCAGGTCTACCGGTTCGGGATGAAGATGTGCCGCGATCCCGAGGACGCGCAGGACGTCTTGCAGGAGACGCTGCTCGCGATGGCGCGCGGGGTTCGAGACTTCCGCGGTGCGTCGTCTCTCTCGACGTGGCTCTACACCGTCGCGCGGAGCTTCTGCATCAAGAAGCGCCGCCGCAGCAAGTTCGCGCCGAACGAGACGTCGCTCGACGCCGCCGACGCGAGCGAGGTCGAAGCGCAGGGCGATCCGGGGCGAGCGCCGGACGAGGTCCTCGCGGGCAAGGAGGTCGAGCAGGCGCTCGAGCATGCGATCCGCGCGCTCGAGCCGATGTATCGCGAGGTGCTGATCCTTCGCGACGTCGAGGGGCTCACCGCGCCCGAGGTCGCCGAGGTCCTCGGCATCAGCGCGCAGGCGGTGAAGAGCCGACTGCATCGCGCGCGCGTCGCCGTGCGTGACGGTGTCGCTCCGGTGCTCGGCATCCCCGGCGATGCGCCTGCCGCGGCCGGCGCGTGCCCGGACGTCCTCACGCTGTTCTCGAAGCACCTCGAGGACGAGATCAGCGCGGAGGTCTGCCATGCGATGGAGCGGCACCTCGAAGGGTGCGTCCGCTGCCGCGACGCCTGCGACTCGCTCAAGCAGACCCTCGCCCTTTGCCGCACGACGGGCCCCAAGACCGAAGTGCCGACTTCGGTTCAGAGCGCGGTGAAGCGGGCGCTCAAGGACTTCCTCCAAGAGAGTCCATGA